A single window of Podarcis raffonei isolate rPodRaf1 chromosome 9, rPodRaf1.pri, whole genome shotgun sequence DNA harbors:
- the ZNF518B gene encoding zinc finger protein 518B isoform X3, giving the protein MQLKKTRKVLPILTASQGNKGPRSLTTLPKQTNVDKANTIKANDENCNFAYKEAEESELYPISCIKCRCVQDILAPQLHQQKCQDIEDDYHVCSKCPLSVLSTLNFQIVPAVALDTEAQEKMSLNKPRRAFKVKNFQPDKYYCDKCRFSTKDPLQHKKHVAQHEKIKFICSQCDWVSYTKGEFERHLVKHTGRFPYQCKYCDYGAVRHDYIVKHTKRLHATEKQEMISVAKVDQKRNCSPEHNLEWKKHAVEASLQVTPSRLSQICGIKNEIPEIDSSSVYDECSQSTAFIQDKNVNKLSDVRIHKNEDVLMEVEVYSPKKGPITPGVPLTVVAPAKFCVPHNCLAQIVEIKRNNGTQQLILKLIPPKGTTSKEVESGNQCAEQEEKTINNCVPPALESCALDNENDENCLHSASSTTLNCSLINTEEENAICKENAQREYDLLPPLAEFSSEKTNCPELFQKGKCSENKHTTSSSDPAICLAAPSSKDKNKPQSDLLDTVQKNNSLPPSSVFGNMRFTLTNAKEEQWNELRVAAKTHLFDSHLFHPFERAAVSQQNKSLASEESENVLGVINGINVKRKKDNMEVEAHSIKYEGDSVDGPVISSVFSLSSGAVNIPEGIKWDDTLQKKRSTSLLCRKIAQLMSAVESNVKSQLAASLRHSTSQASKEKVLSPEKKSEKTSSNMISEQELVPSPRRPKGATFSNECSIKQEQPLETLKEAKTKTRLITKTNTVSPAFIPQGTVLRVLNCSSSEASTEKQNGDEMSPSPSRYCNKMFIPRPVPCCVSARLDKGPTLPAENEVNEVSRNLCVSYNHTCHSFSSVPSYGQQNGMLSCQKGSSPSGLSKRAAKGEEPQNKAKRAHSANTLPQKGLAAQEERFLKMVPTLMRCLRLVAFKSDQLIKCPHRNQPVVVLNHPDVDSPEVISIMKVINKYKGNVLKAVLSERTISCLSVKRHYKRLTFQTFDRSSQVKQQKKQGCSLLRKVPCVKKHCKKTVLLHNSHSFP; this is encoded by the exons ATGCAgctgaagaaaacaagaaaagtcTTACCAATATTAACTGCCAGCCAAGGGAATAAAGGGCCTAGGTCATTGACTACGTTGCCAAAGCAAACAAATGTCGATAAAGCCAATACAATAAAGGCAAATGATGAAAACTGCAATTTTGCATATAAAGAAGCTGAGGAAAGTGAATTGTATCCAATAAGTTGTATTAAGTGTAGATGTgtgcaagacattttggcaccacaGTTGCATCAGCAGAAATGCCAAGATATTGAAGATGACTACCATGTCTGTAGCAAGTGCCCGTTGAGTGTGCTGTCCACTCTCAATTTTCAGATTGTGCCTGCAGTTGCATTGGACACTGAAGCCCAAGAGAAAATGTCCCTGAATAAGCCTCGAAGAGCCTTCAAAGTAAAAAACTTTCAGCCAGACAAATACTATTGTGACAAATGCCGATTTTCCACAAAGGATCCCTTACAACATAAGAAACATGTAGCTCAACATGAAAAGATCAAATTTATTTGTTCCCAGTGCGATTGGGTGTCTTACACCAAAGGGGAATTCGAAAGGCATTTAGTGAAACATACTGGGAGATTTCCATACCAGTGCAAATACTGTGACTATGGTGCAGTTAGGCATGATTATATTGTCAAACACACAAAAAGATTACACGCAACTGAGAAGCAAGAAATGATTTCAGTTGCAAAAGTTGATCAAAAACGAAATTGTTCACCAGAGCATAATTTGGAGTGGAAGAAACATGCTGTGGAAGCTTCTCTGCAGGTCACACCTTCACGTTTATCTCAGATTTGTGGGATTAAAAATGAAATACCTGAAATTGATTCATCATCAGTTTATGATGAATGTAGTCAAAGTACAGCCTTCATACaagataaaaatgtaaataaactaTCTGATGTCAGAATCCATAAAAATGAAGATGTATTGATGGAAGTTGAAGTTTATTCTCCAAAAAAAGGGCCTATAACACCTGGAGTGCCATTAACAGTGGTTGCACCTGCCAAATTTTGTGTTCCACATAATTGTTTGGCACAAATAGtagaaattaaaagaaataatgGTACACAGCAGTTGATTCTTAAACTCATTCCTCCGAAAGGAACTACCTCTAAAGAAGTAGAATCTGGAAACCAGTGtgcagaacaagaagaaaaaacaataaaTAACTGTGTGCCCCCAGCGCTTGAGTCCTGTGCTTTAGATAACGAGAATGACGAGAACTGTCTGCATTCTGCCAGTTCTACTACTTTGAACTGCAGCTTGATAAATACCGAGGAGGAAAATGCTATTTGCAAAGAAAACGCACAGAGAGAATATGATCTTCTACCACCTTTAGCAGAGTTTTCTTCTGAAAAAACAAATTGCCCAGAACTCTTTCAAAAgggaaaatgttcagaaaataAACATACAACTTCCAGTTCAGATCCAGCCATATGCCTAGCAGCTCCCTCTTCCAAAGATAAGAACAAGCCCCAAAGTGATTTGTTAGACACTGTCCAGAAAAACAATAGTTTACCGCCTTCCTCGGTATTCGGTAACATGCGCTTCACTTTAACTAATGCCAAAGAAGAACAATGGAATGAGCTTAGAGTAGCTGCAAAAACACATTTGTTTGATTCCCATTTGTTTCACCCTTTTGAAAGAGCTGCAGTGTCACAGCAGAATAAGTCTCTAGCTTCAGAGGAGTCTGAGAACGTCTTAGGTGTGATAAATGGAATTaatgtgaaaagaaagaaagataatatGGAAGTGGAAGCACACAGTATAAAATATGAAGGTGATTCAGTAGATGGTCCGGTGATCTCATCTGTGTTTTCCCTCAGCTCTGGCGCTGTAAATATCCCGGAAGGCATTAAGTGGGATGATACATTACAGAAGAAAAGGTCCACTTCGTTGTTGTGCAGAAAGATTGCTCAGCTGATGTCTGCTGTTGAATCGAATGTGAAATCTCAATTAGCTGCTTCATTAAGACACAGTACCAGCCAAGCCTCTAAGGAGAAAGTGTTATCGCCAGAAAAAAAGAGTGAAAAAACTAGCTCAAATATGATATCTGAACAAGAACTTGTGCCTTCTCCTCGGAGACCAAAAGGCGCCACTTTTTCTAATGAGTGTTCTATTAAGCAAGAACAACCATTGGAAACACTTAAAGAGGCTAAAACTAAAACCAGGCtgattacaaaaacaaacactgtTTCTCCGGCTTTCATTCCTCAAGGAACTGTACTGAGAGTGCTAAACTGCAGTAGTTCCGAGGCCtcaactgaaaaacaaaatggTGATGAAATGTCACCTTCCCCTTCTCGATATTGCAACAAAATGTTTATCCCAAGGCCAGTTCCTTGCTGTGTTTCTGCCAGACTTGACAAAGGTCCAACTTTGCCAGCTGAGAATGAAGTTAATGAGGTTTCTAGAAATCTCTGTGTGTCATATAATCACACTTGCCACTCTTTTAGTTCTGTGCCAAGTTACGGCCAACAAAATGGTATGTTGTCATGTCAAAAAGGCAGCAGCCCAAGTGGGCTAAGCAAAAGGGCCGCGAAAGGTGAAGAGCCCCAGAACAAAGCTAAGCGAGCACATTCTGCAAACACTTTGCCCCAGAAGGGACTCGCAGCTCAAGAGGAACGCTTCCTTAAAATGGTGCCCACTCTCATGAGATGCCTTAGGCTTGTAGCATTCAAAAGTGATCAGCTAATAAAATGCCCTCATCGTAACCAGCCAGTAGTTGTCTTAAACCATCCTGATGTTGATTCACCAGAAGTAATTAGTATCATGAAGGTTATCAATAAGTACAAAGGCAATGTCCTGAAAGCAGTTTTATCAGAAAGAACTATTAGCTGTCTCAGTGTGAAACGACATTATAAAAGACTTACTTTTCAGACTTTTGATAGATCATCTCAAGTGAAACAACAGAAAAAA CAAGGGTGCAGTCTGCTCAGGAAAGTGccttgtgtgaagaagcactgcAAGAAGACAGTGCTCTTGCACAACTCTCATTCATTTCCATAG
- the ZNF518B gene encoding zinc finger protein 518B isoform X1, translating to MQLKKTRKVLPILTASQGNKGPRSLTTLPKQTNVDKANTIKANDENCNFAYKEAEESELYPISCIKCRCVQDILAPQLHQQKCQDIEDDYHVCSKCPLSVLSTLNFQIVPAVALDTEAQEKMSLNKPRRAFKVKNFQPDKYYCDKCRFSTKDPLQHKKHVAQHEKIKFICSQCDWVSYTKGEFERHLVKHTGRFPYQCKYCDYGAVRHDYIVKHTKRLHATEKQEMISVAKVDQKRNCSPEHNLEWKKHAVEASLQVTPSRLSQICGIKNEIPEIDSSSVYDECSQSTAFIQDKNVNKLSDVRIHKNEDVLMEVEVYSPKKGPITPGVPLTVVAPAKFCVPHNCLAQIVEIKRNNGTQQLILKLIPPKGTTSKEVESGNQCAEQEEKTINNCVPPALESCALDNENDENCLHSASSTTLNCSLINTEEENAICKENAQREYDLLPPLAEFSSEKTNCPELFQKGKCSENKHTTSSSDPAICLAAPSSKDKNKPQSDLLDTVQKNNSLPPSSVFGNMRFTLTNAKEEQWNELRVAAKTHLFDSHLFHPFERAAVSQQNKSLASEESENVLGVINGINVKRKKDNMEVEAHSIKYEGDSVDGPVISSVFSLSSGAVNIPEGIKWDDTLQKKRSTSLLCRKIAQLMSAVESNVKSQLAASLRHSTSQASKEKVLSPEKKSEKTSSNMISEQELVPSPRRPKGATFSNECSIKQEQPLETLKEAKTKTRLITKTNTVSPAFIPQGTVLRVLNCSSSEASTEKQNGDEMSPSPSRYCNKMFIPRPVPCCVSARLDKGPTLPAENEVNEVSRNLCVSYNHTCHSFSSVPSYGQQNGMLSCQKGSSPSGLSKRAAKGEEPQNKAKRAHSANTLPQKGLAAQEERFLKMVPTLMRCLRLVAFKSDQLIKCPHRNQPVVVLNHPDVDSPEVISIMKVINKYKGNVLKAVLSERTISCLSVKRHYKRLTFQTFDRSSQVKQQKKVRMTQKKVHKNNCKEVDLSIAEASKQMFKCWFCSRVYAEQEEWINHGQKHFLEATKGKDSDQEHLCKSFSLFREIKGAVCSGKCLV from the exons ATGCAgctgaagaaaacaagaaaagtcTTACCAATATTAACTGCCAGCCAAGGGAATAAAGGGCCTAGGTCATTGACTACGTTGCCAAAGCAAACAAATGTCGATAAAGCCAATACAATAAAGGCAAATGATGAAAACTGCAATTTTGCATATAAAGAAGCTGAGGAAAGTGAATTGTATCCAATAAGTTGTATTAAGTGTAGATGTgtgcaagacattttggcaccacaGTTGCATCAGCAGAAATGCCAAGATATTGAAGATGACTACCATGTCTGTAGCAAGTGCCCGTTGAGTGTGCTGTCCACTCTCAATTTTCAGATTGTGCCTGCAGTTGCATTGGACACTGAAGCCCAAGAGAAAATGTCCCTGAATAAGCCTCGAAGAGCCTTCAAAGTAAAAAACTTTCAGCCAGACAAATACTATTGTGACAAATGCCGATTTTCCACAAAGGATCCCTTACAACATAAGAAACATGTAGCTCAACATGAAAAGATCAAATTTATTTGTTCCCAGTGCGATTGGGTGTCTTACACCAAAGGGGAATTCGAAAGGCATTTAGTGAAACATACTGGGAGATTTCCATACCAGTGCAAATACTGTGACTATGGTGCAGTTAGGCATGATTATATTGTCAAACACACAAAAAGATTACACGCAACTGAGAAGCAAGAAATGATTTCAGTTGCAAAAGTTGATCAAAAACGAAATTGTTCACCAGAGCATAATTTGGAGTGGAAGAAACATGCTGTGGAAGCTTCTCTGCAGGTCACACCTTCACGTTTATCTCAGATTTGTGGGATTAAAAATGAAATACCTGAAATTGATTCATCATCAGTTTATGATGAATGTAGTCAAAGTACAGCCTTCATACaagataaaaatgtaaataaactaTCTGATGTCAGAATCCATAAAAATGAAGATGTATTGATGGAAGTTGAAGTTTATTCTCCAAAAAAAGGGCCTATAACACCTGGAGTGCCATTAACAGTGGTTGCACCTGCCAAATTTTGTGTTCCACATAATTGTTTGGCACAAATAGtagaaattaaaagaaataatgGTACACAGCAGTTGATTCTTAAACTCATTCCTCCGAAAGGAACTACCTCTAAAGAAGTAGAATCTGGAAACCAGTGtgcagaacaagaagaaaaaacaataaaTAACTGTGTGCCCCCAGCGCTTGAGTCCTGTGCTTTAGATAACGAGAATGACGAGAACTGTCTGCATTCTGCCAGTTCTACTACTTTGAACTGCAGCTTGATAAATACCGAGGAGGAAAATGCTATTTGCAAAGAAAACGCACAGAGAGAATATGATCTTCTACCACCTTTAGCAGAGTTTTCTTCTGAAAAAACAAATTGCCCAGAACTCTTTCAAAAgggaaaatgttcagaaaataAACATACAACTTCCAGTTCAGATCCAGCCATATGCCTAGCAGCTCCCTCTTCCAAAGATAAGAACAAGCCCCAAAGTGATTTGTTAGACACTGTCCAGAAAAACAATAGTTTACCGCCTTCCTCGGTATTCGGTAACATGCGCTTCACTTTAACTAATGCCAAAGAAGAACAATGGAATGAGCTTAGAGTAGCTGCAAAAACACATTTGTTTGATTCCCATTTGTTTCACCCTTTTGAAAGAGCTGCAGTGTCACAGCAGAATAAGTCTCTAGCTTCAGAGGAGTCTGAGAACGTCTTAGGTGTGATAAATGGAATTaatgtgaaaagaaagaaagataatatGGAAGTGGAAGCACACAGTATAAAATATGAAGGTGATTCAGTAGATGGTCCGGTGATCTCATCTGTGTTTTCCCTCAGCTCTGGCGCTGTAAATATCCCGGAAGGCATTAAGTGGGATGATACATTACAGAAGAAAAGGTCCACTTCGTTGTTGTGCAGAAAGATTGCTCAGCTGATGTCTGCTGTTGAATCGAATGTGAAATCTCAATTAGCTGCTTCATTAAGACACAGTACCAGCCAAGCCTCTAAGGAGAAAGTGTTATCGCCAGAAAAAAAGAGTGAAAAAACTAGCTCAAATATGATATCTGAACAAGAACTTGTGCCTTCTCCTCGGAGACCAAAAGGCGCCACTTTTTCTAATGAGTGTTCTATTAAGCAAGAACAACCATTGGAAACACTTAAAGAGGCTAAAACTAAAACCAGGCtgattacaaaaacaaacactgtTTCTCCGGCTTTCATTCCTCAAGGAACTGTACTGAGAGTGCTAAACTGCAGTAGTTCCGAGGCCtcaactgaaaaacaaaatggTGATGAAATGTCACCTTCCCCTTCTCGATATTGCAACAAAATGTTTATCCCAAGGCCAGTTCCTTGCTGTGTTTCTGCCAGACTTGACAAAGGTCCAACTTTGCCAGCTGAGAATGAAGTTAATGAGGTTTCTAGAAATCTCTGTGTGTCATATAATCACACTTGCCACTCTTTTAGTTCTGTGCCAAGTTACGGCCAACAAAATGGTATGTTGTCATGTCAAAAAGGCAGCAGCCCAAGTGGGCTAAGCAAAAGGGCCGCGAAAGGTGAAGAGCCCCAGAACAAAGCTAAGCGAGCACATTCTGCAAACACTTTGCCCCAGAAGGGACTCGCAGCTCAAGAGGAACGCTTCCTTAAAATGGTGCCCACTCTCATGAGATGCCTTAGGCTTGTAGCATTCAAAAGTGATCAGCTAATAAAATGCCCTCATCGTAACCAGCCAGTAGTTGTCTTAAACCATCCTGATGTTGATTCACCAGAAGTAATTAGTATCATGAAGGTTATCAATAAGTACAAAGGCAATGTCCTGAAAGCAGTTTTATCAGAAAGAACTATTAGCTGTCTCAGTGTGAAACGACATTATAAAAGACTTACTTTTCAGACTTTTGATAGATCATCTCAAGTGAAACAACAGAAAAAAGTAAGAATGACACAAAAGAAGGTGCACAAAAATAACTGCAAGGAGGTGGATTTGTCAATAGCGGAAGCATCAAAACAAATGTTTAAATGCTGGTTTTGTAGTAGGGTGTATGCTGAGCAAGAAGAATGGATAAATCATGGGCAGAAACATTTTCTGGAAGCCACAAAAGG GAAGGACAGTGACCAGGAGCATCTATGCAAAAGCTTCAGCCTGTTCAGGGAAAT CAAGGGTGCAGTCTGCTCAGGAAAGTGccttgtgtga
- the ZNF518B gene encoding zinc finger protein 518B isoform X4 gives MQLKKTRKVLPILTASQGNKGPRSLTTLPKQTNVDKANTIKANDENCNFAYKEAEESELYPISCIKCRCVQDILAPQLHQQKCQDIEDDYHVCSKCPLSVLSTLNFQIVPAVALDTEAQEKMSLNKPRRAFKVKNFQPDKYYCDKCRFSTKDPLQHKKHVAQHEKIKFICSQCDWVSYTKGEFERHLVKHTGRFPYQCKYCDYGAVRHDYIVKHTKRLHATEKQEMISVAKVDQKRNCSPEHNLEWKKHAVEASLQVTPSRLSQICGIKNEIPEIDSSSVYDECSQSTAFIQDKNVNKLSDVRIHKNEDVLMEVEVYSPKKGPITPGVPLTVVAPAKFCVPHNCLAQIVEIKRNNGTQQLILKLIPPKGTTSKEVESGNQCAEQEEKTINNCVPPALESCALDNENDENCLHSASSTTLNCSLINTEEENAICKENAQREYDLLPPLAEFSSEKTNCPELFQKGKCSENKHTTSSSDPAICLAAPSSKDKNKPQSDLLDTVQKNNSLPPSSVFGNMRFTLTNAKEEQWNELRVAAKTHLFDSHLFHPFERAAVSQQNKSLASEESENVLGVINGINVKRKKDNMEVEAHSIKYEGDSVDGPVISSVFSLSSGAVNIPEGIKWDDTLQKKRSTSLLCRKIAQLMSAVESNVKSQLAASLRHSTSQASKEKVLSPEKKSEKTSSNMISEQELVPSPRRPKGATFSNECSIKQEQPLETLKEAKTKTRLITKTNTVSPAFIPQGTVLRVLNCSSSEASTEKQNGDEMSPSPSRYCNKMFIPRPVPCCVSARLDKGPTLPAENEVNEVSRNLCVSYNHTCHSFSSVPSYGQQNGMLSCQKGSSPSGLSKRAAKGEEPQNKAKRAHSANTLPQKGLAAQEERFLKMVPTLMRCLRLVAFKSDQLIKCPHRNQPVVVLNHPDVDSPEVISIMKVINKYKGNVLKAVLSERTISCLSVKRHYKRLTFQTFDRSSQVKQQKKEGQ, from the exons ATGCAgctgaagaaaacaagaaaagtcTTACCAATATTAACTGCCAGCCAAGGGAATAAAGGGCCTAGGTCATTGACTACGTTGCCAAAGCAAACAAATGTCGATAAAGCCAATACAATAAAGGCAAATGATGAAAACTGCAATTTTGCATATAAAGAAGCTGAGGAAAGTGAATTGTATCCAATAAGTTGTATTAAGTGTAGATGTgtgcaagacattttggcaccacaGTTGCATCAGCAGAAATGCCAAGATATTGAAGATGACTACCATGTCTGTAGCAAGTGCCCGTTGAGTGTGCTGTCCACTCTCAATTTTCAGATTGTGCCTGCAGTTGCATTGGACACTGAAGCCCAAGAGAAAATGTCCCTGAATAAGCCTCGAAGAGCCTTCAAAGTAAAAAACTTTCAGCCAGACAAATACTATTGTGACAAATGCCGATTTTCCACAAAGGATCCCTTACAACATAAGAAACATGTAGCTCAACATGAAAAGATCAAATTTATTTGTTCCCAGTGCGATTGGGTGTCTTACACCAAAGGGGAATTCGAAAGGCATTTAGTGAAACATACTGGGAGATTTCCATACCAGTGCAAATACTGTGACTATGGTGCAGTTAGGCATGATTATATTGTCAAACACACAAAAAGATTACACGCAACTGAGAAGCAAGAAATGATTTCAGTTGCAAAAGTTGATCAAAAACGAAATTGTTCACCAGAGCATAATTTGGAGTGGAAGAAACATGCTGTGGAAGCTTCTCTGCAGGTCACACCTTCACGTTTATCTCAGATTTGTGGGATTAAAAATGAAATACCTGAAATTGATTCATCATCAGTTTATGATGAATGTAGTCAAAGTACAGCCTTCATACaagataaaaatgtaaataaactaTCTGATGTCAGAATCCATAAAAATGAAGATGTATTGATGGAAGTTGAAGTTTATTCTCCAAAAAAAGGGCCTATAACACCTGGAGTGCCATTAACAGTGGTTGCACCTGCCAAATTTTGTGTTCCACATAATTGTTTGGCACAAATAGtagaaattaaaagaaataatgGTACACAGCAGTTGATTCTTAAACTCATTCCTCCGAAAGGAACTACCTCTAAAGAAGTAGAATCTGGAAACCAGTGtgcagaacaagaagaaaaaacaataaaTAACTGTGTGCCCCCAGCGCTTGAGTCCTGTGCTTTAGATAACGAGAATGACGAGAACTGTCTGCATTCTGCCAGTTCTACTACTTTGAACTGCAGCTTGATAAATACCGAGGAGGAAAATGCTATTTGCAAAGAAAACGCACAGAGAGAATATGATCTTCTACCACCTTTAGCAGAGTTTTCTTCTGAAAAAACAAATTGCCCAGAACTCTTTCAAAAgggaaaatgttcagaaaataAACATACAACTTCCAGTTCAGATCCAGCCATATGCCTAGCAGCTCCCTCTTCCAAAGATAAGAACAAGCCCCAAAGTGATTTGTTAGACACTGTCCAGAAAAACAATAGTTTACCGCCTTCCTCGGTATTCGGTAACATGCGCTTCACTTTAACTAATGCCAAAGAAGAACAATGGAATGAGCTTAGAGTAGCTGCAAAAACACATTTGTTTGATTCCCATTTGTTTCACCCTTTTGAAAGAGCTGCAGTGTCACAGCAGAATAAGTCTCTAGCTTCAGAGGAGTCTGAGAACGTCTTAGGTGTGATAAATGGAATTaatgtgaaaagaaagaaagataatatGGAAGTGGAAGCACACAGTATAAAATATGAAGGTGATTCAGTAGATGGTCCGGTGATCTCATCTGTGTTTTCCCTCAGCTCTGGCGCTGTAAATATCCCGGAAGGCATTAAGTGGGATGATACATTACAGAAGAAAAGGTCCACTTCGTTGTTGTGCAGAAAGATTGCTCAGCTGATGTCTGCTGTTGAATCGAATGTGAAATCTCAATTAGCTGCTTCATTAAGACACAGTACCAGCCAAGCCTCTAAGGAGAAAGTGTTATCGCCAGAAAAAAAGAGTGAAAAAACTAGCTCAAATATGATATCTGAACAAGAACTTGTGCCTTCTCCTCGGAGACCAAAAGGCGCCACTTTTTCTAATGAGTGTTCTATTAAGCAAGAACAACCATTGGAAACACTTAAAGAGGCTAAAACTAAAACCAGGCtgattacaaaaacaaacactgtTTCTCCGGCTTTCATTCCTCAAGGAACTGTACTGAGAGTGCTAAACTGCAGTAGTTCCGAGGCCtcaactgaaaaacaaaatggTGATGAAATGTCACCTTCCCCTTCTCGATATTGCAACAAAATGTTTATCCCAAGGCCAGTTCCTTGCTGTGTTTCTGCCAGACTTGACAAAGGTCCAACTTTGCCAGCTGAGAATGAAGTTAATGAGGTTTCTAGAAATCTCTGTGTGTCATATAATCACACTTGCCACTCTTTTAGTTCTGTGCCAAGTTACGGCCAACAAAATGGTATGTTGTCATGTCAAAAAGGCAGCAGCCCAAGTGGGCTAAGCAAAAGGGCCGCGAAAGGTGAAGAGCCCCAGAACAAAGCTAAGCGAGCACATTCTGCAAACACTTTGCCCCAGAAGGGACTCGCAGCTCAAGAGGAACGCTTCCTTAAAATGGTGCCCACTCTCATGAGATGCCTTAGGCTTGTAGCATTCAAAAGTGATCAGCTAATAAAATGCCCTCATCGTAACCAGCCAGTAGTTGTCTTAAACCATCCTGATGTTGATTCACCAGAAGTAATTAGTATCATGAAGGTTATCAATAAGTACAAAGGCAATGTCCTGAAAGCAGTTTTATCAGAAAGAACTATTAGCTGTCTCAGTGTGAAACGACATTATAAAAGACTTACTTTTCAGACTTTTGATAGATCATCTCAAGTGAAACAACAGAAAAAA GAAGGACAGTGA